In Zingiber officinale cultivar Zhangliang chromosome 3A, Zo_v1.1, whole genome shotgun sequence, the DNA window AAGTAACTCAGAGTTATCACAAGTACTCGAGCAGCAGCAGTAGAAGAACGAAGAGTGGAgaaggaaaaggaggaggaggaggaagagaaagaaagaaaaaagtatCCTTTCTGGTTCTTGCATAttttcccttctctttctctctctctctctctctcacacacacacacaacacacacAAGGAGGAGAGGAGGTGGATTGGAAACGGAAAGGAACTAATATCTCCTCTATCTTCCATCTTTttatatctgatatccaattGTTTGTTTGGTTTTGCCAGCTGCTTTGTTTGTTCTTTAGTAGAGGTGTGGGAATAAAGAGCAGTGATTTTGGAGGTTTTTGTTTAGTGCTGTGTGGTGAGCATGCCCAGATCTACTATCCTCTACCAGTATTTGGGCCTTTCTGGTTTCtcatcttcttcccttcctttgGTTGTTTCCTTGTCTTCAGATCTTGAGGAGGAGCAAGGCCTGAACAAAGTTGGAGCTCATGGTTTCATGTTGGCTAGCGAGTGTTTTCTTCTGCGGCGCAGATATGGAGCAGTAGCTCGTGTCGTCTGACATCGATCGCTCTCCAGAAACCAAACAAGCAACAATTTGAGAAAGAGGAAGATAAGaacaacaaggagaagaagacCGTGTCCGGATTCCGCTTTAAGATGCAAGCGGCTCCGTCTTCTTCGTCGTCCTCCTCCATGCACTTCTTCGGATTGATCAGAGATGAAGATCACCAGCTCATCCACCAGACGCTGCCGCAGCTACCGTCGCAGACGCAGCAATTAGtcacgccgccgccgccgccaccgccaCCTGGATCGTCGTTGACCACTGATACTTCTCCAACTACAGTTCCTCCCAAGAAAAAGAGGAACCTCCCTGGAAATCCAAGCAAGTACCTCAACACGTCTCAACTATATAattcttctctattttctttaGGGATCTATCCCctttaatttctttaatttatctagTGAATTGACTCAATTTGGTACCTAGGTCGAAAAAAAAGTAGATCTTCTACTTCAATTATTAGTATTACCATGCATGCATATTGATGCATCCAGTCAACAAATTAAATAGCCAAAACGCATGCAGCTCGTAAAATATCTTGAATTCTTTTCACAAATTCTACATTGCATCAAGTTGCAGATCCTGATGCGGAAGTGATAGCGCTGTCGCCGAAAACGCTGATGGCGACGAACCGGTTCATTTGCGAGGTGTGCAGCAAGGGATTCCAGCGGGAGCAGAACCTGCAGCTGCACCGGCGCGGCCACAACCTGCCGTGGAAGCTGAAGCAGAAGAACCCGAACGAGGTGCGCCGCCGGGTGTACCTCTGCCCCGAGCCGACTTGCGTCCACCACGACCCCTCCCGCGCGCTCGGCGACCTCACCGGCATCAAGAAGCACTTCTGCCGGAAGCACGGCGAGAAGAAGTGGAAGTGCGACAAGTGCTCCAAGCGCTACGCCGTGCAGTCGGACTGGAAGGCGCACTCCAAGATCTGCGGTACCCGCGAGTACCGCTGCGACTGCGGCACACTCTTCTCCAggtacatcatcatcatcatcatcatcatcattatcattcCATGTGATATAAAGATGCACACACATACATACGTATTCAATCAATCCTCTATCGCGATCTGTTTTGGTGTTCATGTTGCACGCAATCTCATGCATCGTTGACTGATTAGCGTCTGTGAAGCTTTTAGGGTTAGAGAGTATGAGAATGAAACTGCTCACACGTGAATGTTCATGGCAAAGGAACAAAAAAACACAGCGAGGCTATTGAGATCTCAAGAGAACTCATCAAATTAATATGCCTCTCCACAACATCTCATCGAAACCAACGCCAACGCCCCTCCTCCTTTCTCCATCTCTCTCTCTTCTTCGAGTTCACGTGGTGACTTCAACGCAAGGCTTAGCAGGTGAATTTGTTGCCTTGCGTTTGGAGATATCTTGGCAAAGGGGGGCAACGAGTTGGCCTTGCTGGTCCACACCAATTCACAGGAATATACTTTGCATTATCAACGCCACTACTCTTAGATTTTATCTTACAATTTTCACTGCCTTTACTTCTGACATTTCTGTTAAGGGACCTTTATTTTGTTATCTTTTGTTGTTTTGGTAAGAGttaattctcttcttcttcccttggaTGCCACAAAGGAGTCCAATCAACCCATGAGGAAAGCTTTCatgtaggaggaggaggaggtgatgCATTTATTGAAGATAATTGCTGCAAACATTCCTCCATTGCATTGAATGAGGAGTCAGTCCTAAAAAAGGGTTTTGGAGGGGAACAAACTCTGACATTTTCAACTCTATTgaggttttttattttattttattttcaaactgATCCCTCACAGGAAGAGGACTAATTGAACTCAGTTTGTCCCTATGCTTTTACCAGCTGAGCAAACCCTAGCACATCTCTATGCATTTTCCATTTTTTGAATTGCCCGTTGTTATCGTTTTTGTTAacctaattttatatatatagttcATTTTATATAGACTTCATAATTAGAAAGtatttgttgatgtttattaATTAATGCAGGAGAGACAGTTTCATCACACACAGAGCCTTCTGCGACGCCCTTGCGCAAGAAAACGCCAGGCTGCCGCCGGCCGGCTTGAGCTCGGCGATCGGCGGCGCAGCAGGTCAACTCTTTTCCAGTCGAAACATAAACCTCGGCCTTCCGCAGTTCAACTCGGCTCAGCTCTCGTCTTTTCAAGATCACCAAGATCCGTTGCCGGCGCCGCAGCCTAATTCCGATCATCATCTCCTCCACCCCAGGTCCAGGATCAATATGAGCAGCGGCCAGTTCGACGTCGTCATGGCTAATCATCACCTTAACAACACAGTCTCCTTCCGGGCACCGCCGCCGCCCCATCAGATTCCGCACTCGTCCCCTTTCTTCCTCGGGATGGAGGACGGCGCGGCGGCGCCGGCCTTGCTTCATGGCGGCCAAGGCTTCGGCGGCGCCTCGGCGAATAATAACAGCAACCTTTTCAACCTCGGCTGCTTCTTCCCTCCCAAGGTCGAGGGAGACGAGCAGCAGGGCAACGAGGCCGCCATGTCTCTCTTCGGCGGCGGCGAGCTCATGGGCCACCACGAGGTCCCCACCATGTCGTCTCTCTACAACCCCGAGGCGCCGCCGCTGCTCCCGCAGATGTCGGCCACCGCGCTGCTCCAGAAGGCGGCCCAAATGGGCGCCACGTCGGGCGACGGCGGCTCGATCTTCCTCAGAGACTTCGGCGGCGAGAGCTCCAGAAGCGCCAACGAGAGGCAGTACCAAGAGATAATCATGAACTCGCTCGGCGGTTTCCACCGGCAGGGATTCATGCATGACGCGGAGGAGGAGAAGCTGAACGAGCGCCTGAGCACGAGGGACTTCCTCGGCGTCAATGGCAGCATGATGAGGAGCATGATGGATCCGGCGGCCATCGGCGATCACGACTTGCAGGGATCATCCATGGATCACTCCACCTCCTCCACTCCATCCTTCAAAAATGCCGGTGGAAGATTGCAATAGGACTACTCTTCATCATTAATCTTAATTAGGGCTAATTAATCGAGCCAATCTAATTAGCCTTAATCTTAGTCCCTTCATCCTAGCTAGCTCGAAAGCTTCTTATTAAAATGTTGAAACTGGCAAactttttcttcttgttttttcttTAAACTCATGCTTAATTAGCTACTTGAATTCATAACTGTCTTTGCAATCTCCTCGTTGCTGTTGATTAAGTTTAATAAATAACAGCTTGAATTTCTCTTCTTAATCTGATAATCCTACAATCGATTACGTGAATGCATGCATGAACTAGTACAGTAATGTAGTACTACTGCATGAACTTAAAATGCTTTTCTCTTTTGTATATTCTTATTATATCTGTGATTCAACTTAATTAACGTAGCATTTTATATCGATCGAGGACATGAGTGTTGGCAAAAGCTGATGGAAATTGCATGTTCCTTTTAAGTGTAAGCATCGAAGTGACAAATCAAGTTCACGGGTTGCATTCCCTATACACGAAGGTGATTGTGCATTGGATACGAAATATATTTAAACTATCGatattttcattatttcataTATGAATGAGCGATAACCAGTCATGTCATGGCACATGAAAATTACTCTGTCATTCTGACAGAATATTTGCAGCAACCTTTTACGGATTTATTTGTTTACTCGGATTGATTTATATTTCTGCTAATCATTGAGCATGTGTATAGACGTACGTTTGTGAACCAgatgttttatatttattttcattttatcaaTCCTTGTGGCACTTTCAACTTAGAAATGATGAAAGTTTTGTTAAAAGAATTAAAGTGGCTTCTGTGCTCATCACTCTGAAAGGGCCTTTTTTTATTGTCTTAGACATACAACAATCTTGTTTGAAGCCTGATTCTTTTCATTATGCACAGAAGCATCAAGCAAAGGATGAAGGTCGAATGATCAAAATGATACAGATAATTTTAATTTGGATTTTAATTACTGTCAATCTGCATATAGTCTTTACAAAAATGATCTATTGGAAAATATAGCTGATGATCATATTCAATCATAGACTTTTAATGTATAAGTTGACTGTTCTTAATATGTAGATTGAAAGGATTGCTCAAAATTTATTCAATTATATGAACTTGACCTAAGCATAACTAATCATTATTCAAACCTATGACAAGTTTGTGAACAGATATATTAATGAAAGATATATATTAGAGTTCTCTCCACCACCTAAGAGTTGTGCTTCTTCATCAAGTTTTAAATGATTAATTGGATGATATTATTCAAAAGATATACATTTATTATATATCATAATTTTTACCATACAAACTTCTTTTATCTTTCGAATTTGTTTACTGAATTCCACTAAACTCAATTTATAACATGCTTCTGTGAGGATAATAACACCATGTTTGGAAACAACTTAAGtgaaggaattgaattgaattctattaggaattgaattcaattcctatGTTTGGAATGGATTAGTGAATAATAGAATTAAATTGAATTCCTTAATTTGGAATCtatttgaattgaattccattcttatatatttactattttatcctcataattaatcatttaataatcaagttaagtattagAGAATAGGAAGAAGGAATCACACAGTTAAGATAGCACTGAAAAAACTCAAAACTTGAAATTCTTAACAAACACAAAGATTTGATAAGTGATCTACGAGGTCTTACTTCGCTCACTAAATTGTCATTAAAATGTTTACGAGGCAACTTCCGTTCTGGAACATCTTACTACACTTCGAAACTTGGATATTTGTAATTGTTAACTTACGATCGCACAGTATGAAGAAGGTAGCGCACGGGAGAAACGGTGCAAGGGGAAATTTTCGGCGCAAGGAGAAACGGCGCACAGGAGAAAGGCAGGAGAAAACAAGAGAGTCGGCAGATGGAAAAAAGAGTTTTAAGTTAAAAGGATAATTAAGTAATTTTAGTTGTTCATGATAAATTCCCTATCCAAATCTGACCATTTGAGGTCTGATTTACTGTTCATGTTTTGaatggaattggaattgaattccatatcaaatCCATCTCAAAAATTCATTCCAAACTATGGAATTGAATTCCAATTATCATAGGAATTCAATTCCATAGGATTCCAAACAGGGTGTACAGGAGTAGAAAGAGGAGTTTTCTATTGTTTCGAGAGAAAAAAGGTGAACAAATGTGTGCTTCCCCAAATGCTTCATTTAAAGATTGAGGTAAACAATCACAGACATTTTTACAacagtttgtttttttttcatcaaTACGAGATCTGAAGCTAAAGAACTGAAGACATataaaacaaaaaagagaaattaGCATACCTAATTTGGTTACGAAAAGAGTTGAATAAGAGAAATAAGGGTGGTAAAATTAATCGTCTGCTTAATTCTCCTTCACTTCATCTCAATCTTTGAGGGAAGAAATCACTACTCTCTTCTTCCTTGTGGATCCGTCGATCAAAGGAGACACATGAAATGGAGCCCCTACACTTCCCTTTACGCTGCATGTGATCCTTGCCGTGGAAGTAGACAAACCGCCCGTGTTGGCTGCCCATGCAATAGTTAATTAATTGGAATTGGAAGCTTGTGGTGATGTGGATATCTATAGATAGATACGtagatattatttaatttaattcagtTTAATTAGATGAAGATTGATCGAGAAATTAAATGCGAATGTCGATAAAAGAATTACTTCACTCGGCGATGGATTCTCAGAAGAATATTGTCACTGAGCTGAACGCAGAACAAAGGAAATAAAAACACTGATAGGCTTGCCTTTGGTAGTACTTAAtttgagattaaaaattttatctttttatttttcagTGGTGGCGAAATTGCTGAAAGGGCTGCATTTGATTCTATTCGTACACTGCAACAGCACCCAAACCGAGATCCTGCAATGGCCCTGCAAACTCATGTCAGGTGATGCCTCGGGATGCCATCCGCCATGGCTGACTAGGCGTGGAAGAGGAGATGCACAAACTACAAAACCAAGTTGAAAAGGATCAGTTCAATAGAGCAGATGCCGCACGGAAATGAGTACAGAGGCAACAGTTGAAAGATGACGCTGTTGAAGAATGAAGATCTCTGATGCTTTAGTGCTTTGGAAATGGAGAGCCGTCGTGGAGCAGAGAAAGGGGAGGTATTTAGTCCCACATTCTATTTTTCTACACTTAAATGCTACTTTATAAATTTACGAATGGATCGAGCGTCAGATGTTTTTAGGTTTATGATAGCATCTAGTTGAGTATTAAAGTCTTGATCGCAATATATTTTTGAACCGTGAGGTCTCGAGCGATTACGTGGAAGAAGCGCGACCGCCATCAAATTTCCATCAACGCCCTTTCTCAGCCGTAAACAAGCACTACATTGCCAGGGGCTTATTCGTAATCCGAGTCCTCCGAGGGTTTAGGAGTTTACCCCGCCGCCACGGCCGCGACGTGGCGTGTTTCCTTTCGCGCAACCGGGGATTCGAAGGGGCGCAGCTCGGCTCTCCTCCCACAGCATCGCTTCCTCAACGGCGATCGCGGTCGACTTTGCGGAGAGACGCCGCGCGGAAAGGAGGGGAGGAGGGAAAGCGAGATGGTGGACACGGGAAACGCCGGCGAGGGCAAAGAGTGGCGGAAGGGGTTGCGGGTCTTCTCGCCGGAGTACTATGCGGTCTGCGCTATCGGCGGCATGCTTAGCGCCGGCACCACCCATCTCGCCATCACGCCGCTCGACGTCCTCAAGGTCAACATGCAGGTGCGAGACTCGATTGATTCCTTGAAAAGGAAACTATTTTCCTTCGCTGCGATTCTTCCCTGCTGTTCTTTTGTATCGAAACTTGCGTGTATTTGGGGAAAACCTCCGAGGTACGGACTTTTCCTGAATGAATGCGGCGGATTTCATCTTCTTGTGCATCTTCTACTTTGATAGTGGAGGAAATGTTGAGGTGAAGTTTCTTGTTTATTTAGGAATGTGAATTAGGTTTCTCACATTAATTAGGGATGTAGTATGCTGCTAAAACCCAATAGCAATGGGTTTCTGAGAATGTTTGTGTTCTGCTCTATTGTTGGTTTATGGTCTTGCTCTGCCATTTAAATTGCCCACATTTTTTGCACTATAGCCGATGGAAGCAATAATCTCTTCTGAATTATTTGCTTGAGTAGCTGAAACTTGATCTCAGTGAGTATACACAAATATCTGCCATCTAGCTTCGAACTTCCAATAAATCATCCTCATGAttcacttatcaaaagtaaagTGGAAAACTCTGGTTATGAAACCATATTTAGGATGAAGAAAGAATCCTTTAGGTTCATAATCAACTCTAGTACAAACCAGTTCTGGAGCATTCTAGTTCACCCTTGACCTTAATTGTTACTCTCCTTCATATTGGAATTTTGTACAGTGGGTTGTGAGAGCCTCATCTTGTAGGACTGCTCATCAGTTCTTAATGAGTATTATAAGCTTTGTATCCACTTATCTATAAATTACTTCCAATTACAGGTGAACCCTATTAAATACAATAGCATGTTCTCTGGACTCCATATCCTTGTCAAAGAACATGGACCGGCATCACTTTGGAGAGGTTGGGCTGGAAAACTATTCGGATATGGTGCTCAAGGTGGCTGTAGGTTTGGGCTATATGAATATTTCAAAAAGGTGTACTCGGATGCGCTGGGAGGACCAAACAGAAGTACAATTTACTTTGTGAGCAGTGCATCTGCACAAGTAATAGCAGATGTAGCCCTTTGTCCATTTGAGGCTGTGAAAGTTCGTGTGCAAACACAAGCACATTTTGCTAGGGGAATGGTTGATGGCTTTCCTAAGTTATATGCATCCGAAGGATTGTCCGGGTAATCGAATTCAGCGATGACCTTTCTTTGTGTTCTAAGATTGTGTCATCCTAGAGCTAATCTTCATTAATCTATGAATGAATCATCCAATATTCATTCTATTGCAGCTTCTACAAGGGACTCTTACCACTTTGGGGACGGAACCTACCATGTACTCACTCACTCTCCTTTTCTCTTTCCCTGCATTCTTACTGAAATTTCTTTTATTCAAGTATCAAgcattttctcttcttgtatatACAACTAAAAATTTATGTGTTTTGTTGGAATTATTTATCAAAATTGGTCGATTACAACTTCAGGTTGATCAGCTCCTAAATGTTACTAACCATGTGTACTAAGAGGTCCTAGAGTAGACATTTTAGCAACACATGTTACTCTGTTTTGGTTCTGTCTTAATGACAGTTTTATATGAAGAACAATCTGAGTTTTATAATATACCATGATACAGTTTCTATTCTGATGTTCTCGACCTTTGAGCATTCTG includes these proteins:
- the LOC122051641 gene encoding zinc finger protein BALDIBIS-like isoform X2, coding for MQAAPSSSSSSSMHFFGLIRDEDHQLIHQTLPQLPSQTQQLVTPPPPPPPPGSSLTTDTSPTTVPPKKKRNLPGNPNPDAEVIALSPKTLMATNRFICEVCSKGFQREQNLQLHRRGHNLPWKLKQKNPNEVRRRVYLCPEPTCVHHDPSRALGDLTGIKKHFCRKHGEKKWKCDKCSKRYAVQSDWKAHSKICGTREYRCDCGTLFSRRDSFITHRAFCDALAQENARLPPAGLSSAIGGAAGQLFSSRNINLGLPQFNSAQLSSFQDHQDPLPAPQPNSDHHLLHPRSRINMSSGQFDVVMANHHLNNTVSFRAPPPPHQIPHSSPFFLGMEDGAAAPALLHGGQGFGGASANNNSNLFNLGCFFPPKVEGDEQQGNEAAMSLFGGGELMGHHEVPTMSSLYNPEAPPLLPQMSATALLQKAAQMGATSGDGGSIFLRDFGGESSRSANERQYQEIIMNSLGGFHRQGFMHDAEEEKLNERLSTRDFLGVNGSMMRSMMDPAAIGDHDLQGSSMDHSTSSTPSFKNAGGRLQ
- the LOC122051644 gene encoding mitochondrial phosphate carrier protein 1, mitochondrial-like yields the protein MVDTGNAGEGKEWRKGLRVFSPEYYAVCAIGGMLSAGTTHLAITPLDVLKVNMQVNPIKYNSMFSGLHILVKEHGPASLWRGWAGKLFGYGAQGGCRFGLYEYFKKVYSDALGGPNRSTIYFVSSASAQVIADVALCPFEAVKVRVQTQAHFARGMVDGFPKLYASEGLSGFYKGLLPLWGRNLPFSILMFSTFEHSVDMLYRDVIQRKREECSRAQQLGVTCMAGYASGAVGTIISNPADNIVSSLYNKKADSILQAAKNIGFPNLFTRSLPVRITLVGPVITLQWFFYDTIKVLTGLPTSGGIAQDYDEVNSIT
- the LOC122051641 gene encoding zinc finger protein BALDIBIS-like isoform X1, with translation MQAAPSSSSSSSMHFFGLIRDEDHQLIHQTLPQLPSQTQQLVTPPPPPPPPGSSLTTDTSPTTVPPKKKRNLPGNPIADPDAEVIALSPKTLMATNRFICEVCSKGFQREQNLQLHRRGHNLPWKLKQKNPNEVRRRVYLCPEPTCVHHDPSRALGDLTGIKKHFCRKHGEKKWKCDKCSKRYAVQSDWKAHSKICGTREYRCDCGTLFSRRDSFITHRAFCDALAQENARLPPAGLSSAIGGAAGQLFSSRNINLGLPQFNSAQLSSFQDHQDPLPAPQPNSDHHLLHPRSRINMSSGQFDVVMANHHLNNTVSFRAPPPPHQIPHSSPFFLGMEDGAAAPALLHGGQGFGGASANNNSNLFNLGCFFPPKVEGDEQQGNEAAMSLFGGGELMGHHEVPTMSSLYNPEAPPLLPQMSATALLQKAAQMGATSGDGGSIFLRDFGGESSRSANERQYQEIIMNSLGGFHRQGFMHDAEEEKLNERLSTRDFLGVNGSMMRSMMDPAAIGDHDLQGSSMDHSTSSTPSFKNAGGRLQ